From Sceloporus undulatus isolate JIND9_A2432 ecotype Alabama chromosome 6, SceUnd_v1.1, whole genome shotgun sequence, one genomic window encodes:
- the YME1L1 gene encoding ATP-dependent zinc metalloprotease YME1L1 isoform X1: MFSFSTTVQPQVTVPLSHLINAFHSPKSLAPSFTATTSQCVQKEAAPESDVQNSEPVLNLRDLGLSDLKASQLDELVDRLLPGYCVESKISSHWQTSYISAQSFFENKYGFSDVFSFLRSSYPYRQHPSPLQSICSDLHRWPVFIQSRGFKTLKSRARRLQSTSERVAETETVAPSFVKGLLLRDRGSEVESLEKLMKTKNIPEAHHDAFKTGFAEGFLKAQSLTQRTNDSLRRTRLFLLVLLLLGIYGLSKTPFLSGKGSFSDTVRFRTTSGLDAAVDPIHMKNVTFEHVKGVEEAKQELQEVVEFLKNPQKFTVLGGKLPKGILLVGPPGTGKTLLARAVAGEADVPFYYASGSEFDEMFVGVGASRIRNLFREAKANAPCVIFIDELDSVGGKRIESPMHPYSRQTINQLLAEMDGFKPNEGVIIIGATNFPEALDNALIRPGRFDMQVTVPRPDVRGRTEILKWYLNKIKYDESIDPEIIARGTVGFSGAELENLVNQAALKAAVDGKDMVTMKELEFSKDKILMGPERRSVEIDDKNKTITAYHESGHAIIAYYTKDAMPINKATIMPRGPTLGHVSLLPENDRWSETRSQLLAQMDVSMGGRVAEELIFGGDHITTGASSDFDNATKIAKLMVTKFGMSEKLGVMTYADTGKLSPETQSAIEQEIRTLLKDSYERAKHILKTHAKEHKNLAEALLTYETLDAKEIQIVLEGKKLEKETRGANEVTTEIDVQSQG, translated from the exons GTCACAGTTCCTCTGAGTCATCTTATCAATGCCTTTCATTCACCCAAaagcctggctccatctttcACTGCAACAACTAGCCAGTGTGTGCAAAAGGAAGCAGCACCTGAATCTGATGTACAAAATAGCGAG CCAGTACTTAATCTACGAGACCTAGGACTGTCTGACTTGAAAGCTAGCCAGCTTGATGAACTAGTGGACAGGCTACTTCCTGGCTATTGTGTAGAAAGCAAAATCTCTTCACATTGGCAAACATCGTATATATCTGCACAGTCCTTCTTTGAAAATAAGTATG GTTTTTCAGACGTATTTAGCTTCTTACGCTCATCTTATCCATACAGACAGCATCCTAGCCCCCTCCAGAGTATATGTTCAGATCTTCACCGTTGGCCAG TTTTCATTCAGTCTCGGGGTTTTAAGACTCTGAAATCAAGAGCAAGACGGCTGCAGTCAACATCGGAACGAGTAGCAGAAACAGAAACCGTAGCTCCCTCATTTGTAAAG GGACTTCTACTGAGAGATAGAGGATCTGAAGTTGAAAGTTTAGAGAAATTgatgaaaacaaaaaacatacctGAAGCTCATCATGATGCCTTTAAAACTGGGTTTGCAGAGGGGTTTTTGAAAGCACAGTCACTCACACAACGTACAAATG attcCTTAAGACGAACCCGTCTATTTCTGCTTGTACTGCTGCTGCTTGGTATTTATGGTTTGTCAAAAACCCCATTTTTATCTGGTAAAGGCTCCTTTTCTGATACTG TACGTTTTCGAACAACATCTGGGCTTGATGCAGCAGTAGACCCTATTCACATGAAAAATGTCACTTTTGAACATGTCAAAGGG GTTGAAGAAGCTAAGCAAGAGCTACAGGAAGTGGTAGAATTCTTGAAAAATCCACAGAAATTTACTGTACTAGGAGGTAAACTTCCTAAAG GTATTCTGTTGGTGGGACCTCCTGGTACTGGCAAAACCCTTCTTGCCAGAGCTGTGGCAGGAGAAGCTGAtgttccattttactatgcttcTGGGTCTGAATTTGATGAAATGTTTGTTGGTGTGGGAGCGAGTCGTATCAGAAATCTGTTCA GAGAAGCCAAAGCAAATGCACCTTGTGTCATATTCATTGATGAACTAGATTCTGTTGGTGGCAAAAGAATTGAGTCTCCAATGCATCCCTACTCCAGACAGACTATAAATCAACTCCTTGCTGAAATGGATGG ctttaaaccTAATGAAGGAGTCATCATCATTGGTGCAACAAACTTCCCTGAAGCATTAgataa TGCTTTAATACGTCCTGGCCGTTTTGACATGCAAGTTACGGTTCCTAGACCAGATGTTAGGGGCCGAACAGAAATTCTGAAATGGTACCTCAATAAAATAAAGTATGATGAGT CTATTGATCCAGAAATCATTGCAAGAGGTACAgtagggttttctggagctgaactGGAAAATCTTGTGAACCAAGCTGCATTAAAAGCTGCAGTGGATGGGAAAGATATGGTTACCATGAAGGAGCTAGAATTTTCAAAAGACAAAATTCTCATGG GCCCTGAGCGTAGAAGTGTAGAAATtgatgataaaaataaaaccattacaGCTTACCATGAATCGGGACATGCCATTATTGCATATTATACAAAAGATGCAATGCCAATTAACAAAGCAACAATTATGCCACGAGGACCAACACTTGGACAT GTGTCTTTGTTGCCAGAAAATGATAGATGGAGTGAAACTAGATCTCAGCTGCTTGCACAGATGGATGTTAGTatgggaggaagagtagcagaaGAGCTCATATTTGGAGGTGATCACATCACAACAG GTGCGTCTAGCGATTTTGACAATGCTACTAAAATAGCAAAACTCATGGTCACAAAATTTGGAATGAGTGAGAAG CTTGGAGTCATGACCTACGCAGATACTGGTAAACTAAGTCCTGAAACCCAGTCTGCAATTGAACAAGAAATAAGGACACTTTTAAAG GACTCATATGAACGGGCAAAGCATATACTGAAGACCCATGCAAAAGAACACAAGAATTTAGCAGAGGCGTTGCTGACCTATGAGACTCTGGATGCCAAAGAAATTCAGATCGTTTTGGAGGGAAAGAAACTAGAA AAAGAAACACGAGGAGCAAATGAAGTTACCACAGAAATAGATGTACAATCTCAGGGTTGA
- the YME1L1 gene encoding ATP-dependent zinc metalloprotease YME1L1 isoform X2 — translation MFSFSTTVQPQVTVPLSHLINAFHSPKSLAPSFTATTSQCVQKEAAPESDVQNSEPVLNLRDLGLSDLKASQLDELVDRLLPGYCVESKISSHWQTSYISAQSFFENKYGFSDVFSFLRSSYPYRQHPSPLQSICSDLHRWPVFIQSRGFKTLKSRARRLQSTSERVAETETVAPSFVKGLLLRDRGSEVESLEKLMKTKNIPEAHHDAFKTGFAEGFLKAQSLTQRTNDSLRRTRLFLLVLLLLGIYGLSKTPFLSVRFRTTSGLDAAVDPIHMKNVTFEHVKGVEEAKQELQEVVEFLKNPQKFTVLGGKLPKGILLVGPPGTGKTLLARAVAGEADVPFYYASGSEFDEMFVGVGASRIRNLFREAKANAPCVIFIDELDSVGGKRIESPMHPYSRQTINQLLAEMDGFKPNEGVIIIGATNFPEALDNALIRPGRFDMQVTVPRPDVRGRTEILKWYLNKIKYDESIDPEIIARGTVGFSGAELENLVNQAALKAAVDGKDMVTMKELEFSKDKILMGPERRSVEIDDKNKTITAYHESGHAIIAYYTKDAMPINKATIMPRGPTLGHVSLLPENDRWSETRSQLLAQMDVSMGGRVAEELIFGGDHITTGASSDFDNATKIAKLMVTKFGMSEKLGVMTYADTGKLSPETQSAIEQEIRTLLKDSYERAKHILKTHAKEHKNLAEALLTYETLDAKEIQIVLEGKKLEKETRGANEVTTEIDVQSQG, via the exons GTCACAGTTCCTCTGAGTCATCTTATCAATGCCTTTCATTCACCCAAaagcctggctccatctttcACTGCAACAACTAGCCAGTGTGTGCAAAAGGAAGCAGCACCTGAATCTGATGTACAAAATAGCGAG CCAGTACTTAATCTACGAGACCTAGGACTGTCTGACTTGAAAGCTAGCCAGCTTGATGAACTAGTGGACAGGCTACTTCCTGGCTATTGTGTAGAAAGCAAAATCTCTTCACATTGGCAAACATCGTATATATCTGCACAGTCCTTCTTTGAAAATAAGTATG GTTTTTCAGACGTATTTAGCTTCTTACGCTCATCTTATCCATACAGACAGCATCCTAGCCCCCTCCAGAGTATATGTTCAGATCTTCACCGTTGGCCAG TTTTCATTCAGTCTCGGGGTTTTAAGACTCTGAAATCAAGAGCAAGACGGCTGCAGTCAACATCGGAACGAGTAGCAGAAACAGAAACCGTAGCTCCCTCATTTGTAAAG GGACTTCTACTGAGAGATAGAGGATCTGAAGTTGAAAGTTTAGAGAAATTgatgaaaacaaaaaacatacctGAAGCTCATCATGATGCCTTTAAAACTGGGTTTGCAGAGGGGTTTTTGAAAGCACAGTCACTCACACAACGTACAAATG attcCTTAAGACGAACCCGTCTATTTCTGCTTGTACTGCTGCTGCTTGGTATTTATGGTTTGTCAAAAACCCCATTTTTATCTG TACGTTTTCGAACAACATCTGGGCTTGATGCAGCAGTAGACCCTATTCACATGAAAAATGTCACTTTTGAACATGTCAAAGGG GTTGAAGAAGCTAAGCAAGAGCTACAGGAAGTGGTAGAATTCTTGAAAAATCCACAGAAATTTACTGTACTAGGAGGTAAACTTCCTAAAG GTATTCTGTTGGTGGGACCTCCTGGTACTGGCAAAACCCTTCTTGCCAGAGCTGTGGCAGGAGAAGCTGAtgttccattttactatgcttcTGGGTCTGAATTTGATGAAATGTTTGTTGGTGTGGGAGCGAGTCGTATCAGAAATCTGTTCA GAGAAGCCAAAGCAAATGCACCTTGTGTCATATTCATTGATGAACTAGATTCTGTTGGTGGCAAAAGAATTGAGTCTCCAATGCATCCCTACTCCAGACAGACTATAAATCAACTCCTTGCTGAAATGGATGG ctttaaaccTAATGAAGGAGTCATCATCATTGGTGCAACAAACTTCCCTGAAGCATTAgataa TGCTTTAATACGTCCTGGCCGTTTTGACATGCAAGTTACGGTTCCTAGACCAGATGTTAGGGGCCGAACAGAAATTCTGAAATGGTACCTCAATAAAATAAAGTATGATGAGT CTATTGATCCAGAAATCATTGCAAGAGGTACAgtagggttttctggagctgaactGGAAAATCTTGTGAACCAAGCTGCATTAAAAGCTGCAGTGGATGGGAAAGATATGGTTACCATGAAGGAGCTAGAATTTTCAAAAGACAAAATTCTCATGG GCCCTGAGCGTAGAAGTGTAGAAATtgatgataaaaataaaaccattacaGCTTACCATGAATCGGGACATGCCATTATTGCATATTATACAAAAGATGCAATGCCAATTAACAAAGCAACAATTATGCCACGAGGACCAACACTTGGACAT GTGTCTTTGTTGCCAGAAAATGATAGATGGAGTGAAACTAGATCTCAGCTGCTTGCACAGATGGATGTTAGTatgggaggaagagtagcagaaGAGCTCATATTTGGAGGTGATCACATCACAACAG GTGCGTCTAGCGATTTTGACAATGCTACTAAAATAGCAAAACTCATGGTCACAAAATTTGGAATGAGTGAGAAG CTTGGAGTCATGACCTACGCAGATACTGGTAAACTAAGTCCTGAAACCCAGTCTGCAATTGAACAAGAAATAAGGACACTTTTAAAG GACTCATATGAACGGGCAAAGCATATACTGAAGACCCATGCAAAAGAACACAAGAATTTAGCAGAGGCGTTGCTGACCTATGAGACTCTGGATGCCAAAGAAATTCAGATCGTTTTGGAGGGAAAGAAACTAGAA AAAGAAACACGAGGAGCAAATGAAGTTACCACAGAAATAGATGTACAATCTCAGGGTTGA
- the YME1L1 gene encoding ATP-dependent zinc metalloprotease YME1L1 isoform X3, with protein MFSFSTTVQPQVTVPLSHLINAFHSPKSLAPSFTATTSQCVQKEAAPESDVQNSEPVLNLRDLGLSDLKASQLDELVDRLLPGYCVESKISSHWQTSYISAQSFFENKYGFSDVFSFLRSSYPYRQHPSPLQSICSDLHRWPVFIQSRGFKTLKSRARRLQSTSERVAETETVAPSFVKGLLLRDRGSEVESLEKLMKTKNIPEAHHDAFKTGFAEGFLKAQSLTQRTNDSLRRTRLFLLVLLLLGIYGLSKTPFLSGKGSFSDTVRFRTTSGLDAAVDPIHMKNVTFEHVKGVEEAKQELQEVVEFLKNPQKFTVLGGKLPKGILLVGPPGTGKTLLARAVAGEADVPFYYASGSEFDEMFVGVGASRIRNLFREAKANAPCVIFIDELDSVGGKRIESPMHPYSRQTINQLLAEMDGFKPNEGVIIIGATNFPEALDNALIRPGRFDMQVTVPRPDVRGRTEILKWYLNKIKYDESIDPEIIARGTVGFSGAELENLVNQAALKAAVDGKDMVTMKELEFSKDKILMGPERRSVEIDDKNKTITAYHESGHAIIAYYTKDAMPINKATIMPRGPTLGHVSLLPENDRWSETRSQLLAQMDVSMGGRVAEELIFGGDHITTGASSDFDNATKIAKLMVTKFGMSEKLGVMTYADTGKLSPETQSAIEQEIRTLLKDSYERAKHILKTHAKEHKNLAEALLTYETLDAKEIQIVLEGKKLELT; from the exons GTCACAGTTCCTCTGAGTCATCTTATCAATGCCTTTCATTCACCCAAaagcctggctccatctttcACTGCAACAACTAGCCAGTGTGTGCAAAAGGAAGCAGCACCTGAATCTGATGTACAAAATAGCGAG CCAGTACTTAATCTACGAGACCTAGGACTGTCTGACTTGAAAGCTAGCCAGCTTGATGAACTAGTGGACAGGCTACTTCCTGGCTATTGTGTAGAAAGCAAAATCTCTTCACATTGGCAAACATCGTATATATCTGCACAGTCCTTCTTTGAAAATAAGTATG GTTTTTCAGACGTATTTAGCTTCTTACGCTCATCTTATCCATACAGACAGCATCCTAGCCCCCTCCAGAGTATATGTTCAGATCTTCACCGTTGGCCAG TTTTCATTCAGTCTCGGGGTTTTAAGACTCTGAAATCAAGAGCAAGACGGCTGCAGTCAACATCGGAACGAGTAGCAGAAACAGAAACCGTAGCTCCCTCATTTGTAAAG GGACTTCTACTGAGAGATAGAGGATCTGAAGTTGAAAGTTTAGAGAAATTgatgaaaacaaaaaacatacctGAAGCTCATCATGATGCCTTTAAAACTGGGTTTGCAGAGGGGTTTTTGAAAGCACAGTCACTCACACAACGTACAAATG attcCTTAAGACGAACCCGTCTATTTCTGCTTGTACTGCTGCTGCTTGGTATTTATGGTTTGTCAAAAACCCCATTTTTATCTGGTAAAGGCTCCTTTTCTGATACTG TACGTTTTCGAACAACATCTGGGCTTGATGCAGCAGTAGACCCTATTCACATGAAAAATGTCACTTTTGAACATGTCAAAGGG GTTGAAGAAGCTAAGCAAGAGCTACAGGAAGTGGTAGAATTCTTGAAAAATCCACAGAAATTTACTGTACTAGGAGGTAAACTTCCTAAAG GTATTCTGTTGGTGGGACCTCCTGGTACTGGCAAAACCCTTCTTGCCAGAGCTGTGGCAGGAGAAGCTGAtgttccattttactatgcttcTGGGTCTGAATTTGATGAAATGTTTGTTGGTGTGGGAGCGAGTCGTATCAGAAATCTGTTCA GAGAAGCCAAAGCAAATGCACCTTGTGTCATATTCATTGATGAACTAGATTCTGTTGGTGGCAAAAGAATTGAGTCTCCAATGCATCCCTACTCCAGACAGACTATAAATCAACTCCTTGCTGAAATGGATGG ctttaaaccTAATGAAGGAGTCATCATCATTGGTGCAACAAACTTCCCTGAAGCATTAgataa TGCTTTAATACGTCCTGGCCGTTTTGACATGCAAGTTACGGTTCCTAGACCAGATGTTAGGGGCCGAACAGAAATTCTGAAATGGTACCTCAATAAAATAAAGTATGATGAGT CTATTGATCCAGAAATCATTGCAAGAGGTACAgtagggttttctggagctgaactGGAAAATCTTGTGAACCAAGCTGCATTAAAAGCTGCAGTGGATGGGAAAGATATGGTTACCATGAAGGAGCTAGAATTTTCAAAAGACAAAATTCTCATGG GCCCTGAGCGTAGAAGTGTAGAAATtgatgataaaaataaaaccattacaGCTTACCATGAATCGGGACATGCCATTATTGCATATTATACAAAAGATGCAATGCCAATTAACAAAGCAACAATTATGCCACGAGGACCAACACTTGGACAT GTGTCTTTGTTGCCAGAAAATGATAGATGGAGTGAAACTAGATCTCAGCTGCTTGCACAGATGGATGTTAGTatgggaggaagagtagcagaaGAGCTCATATTTGGAGGTGATCACATCACAACAG GTGCGTCTAGCGATTTTGACAATGCTACTAAAATAGCAAAACTCATGGTCACAAAATTTGGAATGAGTGAGAAG CTTGGAGTCATGACCTACGCAGATACTGGTAAACTAAGTCCTGAAACCCAGTCTGCAATTGAACAAGAAATAAGGACACTTTTAAAG GACTCATATGAACGGGCAAAGCATATACTGAAGACCCATGCAAAAGAACACAAGAATTTAGCAGAGGCGTTGCTGACCTATGAGACTCTGGATGCCAAAGAAATTCAGATCGTTTTGGAGGGAAAGAAACTAGAA TTAACCTAG
- the YME1L1 gene encoding ATP-dependent zinc metalloprotease YME1L1 isoform X4: protein MFSFSTTVQPQVTVPLSHLINAFHSPKSLAPSFTATTSQCVQKEAAPESDVQNSEPVLNLRDLGLSDLKASQLDELVDRLLPGYCVESKISSHWQTSYISAQSFFENKYGFSDVFSFLRSSYPYRQHPSPLQSICSDLHRWPVFIQSRGFKTLKSRARRLQSTSERVAETETVAPSFVKGLLLRDRGSEVESLEKLMKTKNIPEAHHDAFKTGFAEGFLKAQSLTQRTNDSLRRTRLFLLVLLLLGIYGLSKTPFLSVRFRTTSGLDAAVDPIHMKNVTFEHVKGVEEAKQELQEVVEFLKNPQKFTVLGGKLPKGILLVGPPGTGKTLLARAVAGEADVPFYYASGSEFDEMFVGVGASRIRNLFREAKANAPCVIFIDELDSVGGKRIESPMHPYSRQTINQLLAEMDGFKPNEGVIIIGATNFPEALDNALIRPGRFDMQVTVPRPDVRGRTEILKWYLNKIKYDESIDPEIIARGTVGFSGAELENLVNQAALKAAVDGKDMVTMKELEFSKDKILMGPERRSVEIDDKNKTITAYHESGHAIIAYYTKDAMPINKATIMPRGPTLGHVSLLPENDRWSETRSQLLAQMDVSMGGRVAEELIFGGDHITTGASSDFDNATKIAKLMVTKFGMSEKLGVMTYADTGKLSPETQSAIEQEIRTLLKDSYERAKHILKTHAKEHKNLAEALLTYETLDAKEIQIVLEGKKLEVR from the exons GTCACAGTTCCTCTGAGTCATCTTATCAATGCCTTTCATTCACCCAAaagcctggctccatctttcACTGCAACAACTAGCCAGTGTGTGCAAAAGGAAGCAGCACCTGAATCTGATGTACAAAATAGCGAG CCAGTACTTAATCTACGAGACCTAGGACTGTCTGACTTGAAAGCTAGCCAGCTTGATGAACTAGTGGACAGGCTACTTCCTGGCTATTGTGTAGAAAGCAAAATCTCTTCACATTGGCAAACATCGTATATATCTGCACAGTCCTTCTTTGAAAATAAGTATG GTTTTTCAGACGTATTTAGCTTCTTACGCTCATCTTATCCATACAGACAGCATCCTAGCCCCCTCCAGAGTATATGTTCAGATCTTCACCGTTGGCCAG TTTTCATTCAGTCTCGGGGTTTTAAGACTCTGAAATCAAGAGCAAGACGGCTGCAGTCAACATCGGAACGAGTAGCAGAAACAGAAACCGTAGCTCCCTCATTTGTAAAG GGACTTCTACTGAGAGATAGAGGATCTGAAGTTGAAAGTTTAGAGAAATTgatgaaaacaaaaaacatacctGAAGCTCATCATGATGCCTTTAAAACTGGGTTTGCAGAGGGGTTTTTGAAAGCACAGTCACTCACACAACGTACAAATG attcCTTAAGACGAACCCGTCTATTTCTGCTTGTACTGCTGCTGCTTGGTATTTATGGTTTGTCAAAAACCCCATTTTTATCTG TACGTTTTCGAACAACATCTGGGCTTGATGCAGCAGTAGACCCTATTCACATGAAAAATGTCACTTTTGAACATGTCAAAGGG GTTGAAGAAGCTAAGCAAGAGCTACAGGAAGTGGTAGAATTCTTGAAAAATCCACAGAAATTTACTGTACTAGGAGGTAAACTTCCTAAAG GTATTCTGTTGGTGGGACCTCCTGGTACTGGCAAAACCCTTCTTGCCAGAGCTGTGGCAGGAGAAGCTGAtgttccattttactatgcttcTGGGTCTGAATTTGATGAAATGTTTGTTGGTGTGGGAGCGAGTCGTATCAGAAATCTGTTCA GAGAAGCCAAAGCAAATGCACCTTGTGTCATATTCATTGATGAACTAGATTCTGTTGGTGGCAAAAGAATTGAGTCTCCAATGCATCCCTACTCCAGACAGACTATAAATCAACTCCTTGCTGAAATGGATGG ctttaaaccTAATGAAGGAGTCATCATCATTGGTGCAACAAACTTCCCTGAAGCATTAgataa TGCTTTAATACGTCCTGGCCGTTTTGACATGCAAGTTACGGTTCCTAGACCAGATGTTAGGGGCCGAACAGAAATTCTGAAATGGTACCTCAATAAAATAAAGTATGATGAGT CTATTGATCCAGAAATCATTGCAAGAGGTACAgtagggttttctggagctgaactGGAAAATCTTGTGAACCAAGCTGCATTAAAAGCTGCAGTGGATGGGAAAGATATGGTTACCATGAAGGAGCTAGAATTTTCAAAAGACAAAATTCTCATGG GCCCTGAGCGTAGAAGTGTAGAAATtgatgataaaaataaaaccattacaGCTTACCATGAATCGGGACATGCCATTATTGCATATTATACAAAAGATGCAATGCCAATTAACAAAGCAACAATTATGCCACGAGGACCAACACTTGGACAT GTGTCTTTGTTGCCAGAAAATGATAGATGGAGTGAAACTAGATCTCAGCTGCTTGCACAGATGGATGTTAGTatgggaggaagagtagcagaaGAGCTCATATTTGGAGGTGATCACATCACAACAG GTGCGTCTAGCGATTTTGACAATGCTACTAAAATAGCAAAACTCATGGTCACAAAATTTGGAATGAGTGAGAAG CTTGGAGTCATGACCTACGCAGATACTGGTAAACTAAGTCCTGAAACCCAGTCTGCAATTGAACAAGAAATAAGGACACTTTTAAAG GACTCATATGAACGGGCAAAGCATATACTGAAGACCCATGCAAAAGAACACAAGAATTTAGCAGAGGCGTTGCTGACCTATGAGACTCTGGATGCCAAAGAAATTCAGATCGTTTTGGAGGGAAAGAAACTAGAAGTGAGATGA